The Celeribacter baekdonensis genomic interval GAATGGGATATCGGCATCGAATTTCTGACCAAAACCGGCCAGATCTGTTCCGAAGAGCGTCAGGAATACATCCTCTTGTCCGACGTTCTGGGCTTTTCCATGCTCGTCGATGCGATCAACAACCGCCGCCCGGCCGGGGCCACCGAGAACACTGTCTTCGGCCCCTTCCACGTCGCCGACGCGCCGATCCGTGAGATGGGCGAATGCATCTCGCTTGATGGCAAAGGTGAGCTCTGCCTCTACGAGGGCCGCGTCGTCGATCTGCACGGCGAGCCGATCAAAGGCGCCTGCGTCGATGCCTGGTCCGACAATGCCGAAGGCTTCTACGACGTGCAGCAGCCCGACATCCAGCCCAAATGGAACAACCGTGGCCGCTTCATCACCGGCGCGGATGGCGTCTATAAATTCGTCGGCATCAAACCGGTGAGCTACCCCATCCCAGATGACGGCCCCGTTGGAAAGATGCTGGGCCAGATCGGGCGTCACCCCTATCGCCCCGCCCATATGCACTTCATGGTCACCGCCCCAAACTTCCAGACCATCGTCACACACACCTTCGTCGGAGATGACGAATACATCAATGACGACACCGTCTTCGGCGTCAAAGAGACCCTCGTCGCGCCCTTCGAGCATATCAAAGACGAAACCGAATGGCGCTGCCCGTTCGACTTCGTGATGGTCGAGAAAAAGGACTAAGCCGATGCCGTTGATGAAGCTCTACGTAGATCAAAACCAGCCCGAGAGCGTGAAAACCGCCCTCAAAGGCGCGATGTCGGACCTGCGGGCGCTGGTTTGCGGGCGTCTCGATGTGCCGCTAGCGGCGGCGCATCTGGCGCTGATCGAACATATCGGTCTGCCGGATCAGCCGCAGATCAACATCGAGATCAAATATTTGGGCCGCGAAGACCGCACTGAGGACAAAATCCGCAGTGTTGGTGCGGAGATCCGAGACAAGGTCGCAGGGCTCAGCGGGATCACACCCGCGGTGCGCATGGCGATGCTGCGGCCCGAAGAATATGCTGCGCTTAAATAACTGCATGAGCCTCGGAACGGAACCGCTCTACTCCGGGGCTCCAATCGCTCAAGCAAAGTTTTTTCAACCAGTTTGTGTAGTTCTTCTTCAAGCCTCCGAACCATTTCGTGGCTTACATACATTCCACCTCGGAGGAATAAATCTTTGACGTTTCGAAGCGAAAATGGAATGCGAACGTAGAGCACCGCTGCCGAACGGATGATTTCCGGTCAGGTATCAAAGAGCAGTCTCTCGATCCTGCCCATTCGGTTGCAGCCATTCTTCAGGAGTTGAACATTTTTCGTCCACATCCCATCGTGAGCCGCAATTTGACATTGCCAATTCGCTTGAGAAAAAGGTTCTCTTCTCTAGAACAATATGAGTTTTTCTCGTTCTGATGAGACCAACCGTGAAAGCGCCGACCTACATCACACGCGTTCTGAACGACTTTCCCGATCATCGGGACTTGCAACGGCGCCAGACGCTGCTTTTGCAGGGCGATGTCAGCCGCCATGCCTATTACATCGAAAGCGGATGCCTGCGGCTCTGCTATAATGACGACGGCAATGACATCACCGTGCAATTCTTCCAGCCCGGAGAGATCGTCGCCTCTCTGGAAAGCTTCCTGAAAGGCGAACCGAGCCGTTTCGGCATCGAGGCGATCGTACCGAGCTCCGTGCGGGTGATCGACAAGGTCCGTTTTGAAGAGCATATGAACGCGTCCGG includes:
- a CDS encoding dioxygenase family protein, whose amino-acid sequence is MTKYFTEEGSVEAVNARMRGEVEPRLKEIMACLVKHLHEFAKETELTQEEWDIGIEFLTKTGQICSEERQEYILLSDVLGFSMLVDAINNRRPAGATENTVFGPFHVADAPIREMGECISLDGKGELCLYEGRVVDLHGEPIKGACVDAWSDNAEGFYDVQQPDIQPKWNNRGRFITGADGVYKFVGIKPVSYPIPDDGPVGKMLGQIGRHPYRPAHMHFMVTAPNFQTIVTHTFVGDDEYINDDTVFGVKETLVAPFEHIKDETEWRCPFDFVMVEKKD
- a CDS encoding Crp/Fnr family transcriptional regulator, with translation MKAPTYITRVLNDFPDHRDLQRRQTLLLQGDVSRHAYYIESGCLRLCYNDDGNDITVQFFQPGEIVASLESFLKGEPSRFGIEAIVPSSVRVIDKVRFEEHMNASGSLRDFLFEALLTRLSDYQTLFLNRIMESPEKRYRHLLAQNPALFEIVPQHYIASFLGVTPVSLSRIRKKVEES